From one Coffea eugenioides isolate CCC68of chromosome 11, Ceug_1.0, whole genome shotgun sequence genomic stretch:
- the LOC113754110 gene encoding acidic endochitinase-like, with product MAASLQPLFSAMTFLLFIASLIGSSEAAGIVRYWGRGHTEPKSVSEFCRQEFATDVNIAFLEDFGSGQVPQLSIIHPRPSAADIESCQKHQTKVFISLAGPPSLSSVEDAEEVAAYIWNTYLGGQSSDRPFGKAVLDGVELHIHSGNTNYLDDLARALKGYPNVILAVAAECPIPDPALDATIKTGLVDQVRVEFFDNPSCQIRPPKDTSLLFRSWDRWSNYRGVNLLFLGIPISKDIAPEGGYIPPNVLVDDVLPYLKNSSVYGGIMVFPYLHHEVTFKSMLRSYAGAV from the coding sequence atggctGCCTCTTTGCAACCACTGTTCTCAGCAATGACATTCCTGTTGTTTATTGCTTCTCTGATTGGGTCCTCCGAAGCTGCCGGAATTGTCCGATACTGGGGCCGAGGCCATACAGAACCAAAAAGTGTGAGTGAGTTCTGCAGGCAAGAATTCGCCACCGACGTTAATATTGCCTTTCTGGAAGATTTCGGCAGTGGCCAGgtgcctcaattgagcataattCATCCTCGGCCGAGCGCAGCAGACATAGAATCTTGCCAGAAACATCAAACCAAAGTCTTTATTTCTCTCGCAGGACCTCCGAGTCTTTCTTCCGTCGAAGATGCAGAAGAAGTGGCAGCCTATATCTGGAACACTTACTTAGGCGGTCAGTCAAGCGACCGTCCATTCGGCAAAGCTGTTTTAGATGGTGTAGAGCTTCACATCCACAGCGGAAACACGAATTACTTGGATGATCTTGCTCGGGCACTTAAGGGATACCCAAATGTGATCTTAGCTGTAGCGGCGGAATGTCCTATTCCTGACCCTGCTCTTGACGCAACTATCAAAACTGGACTCGTTGATCAGGTGCGGGTGGAATTTTTCGACAACCCATCTTGTCAGATTAGGCCTCCAAAGGATACCAGTCTCCTCTTCCGGAGTTGGGACAGGTGGTCTAATTATAGAGGCGTTAATCTATTGTTCCTGGGAATACCTATATCCAAGGATATCGCACCTGAGGGCGGTTACATCCCACCTAATGTGCTAGTTGATGACGTTCTTCCCTATCTGAAGAACTCTTCTGTTTATGGAGGCATCATGGTCTTCCCCTACCTTCATCACGAGGTAACTTTCAAGTCCATGCTACGGTCCTATGCTGGTGCTGTCTGA